A window from Ignavibacteriota bacterium encodes these proteins:
- a CDS encoding Rrf2 family transcriptional regulator, with protein MTVIFSKKCELALQAVLFLSIKKDQLIFNAKDISDELKVPKEFVSKMLQTLTESGIIGSKKGKNGGFYLARRPSQIKLIEIVNAIDGDSVFKSCVLGFPNCSSEHPCPVHDKWGKIRDDAYKMLSEETLEQLKEKTIRKIQAL; from the coding sequence ATGACCGTAATCTTCTCAAAAAAATGTGAACTTGCCCTTCAAGCAGTTTTATTTCTCTCTATAAAAAAAGATCAATTAATTTTTAATGCAAAAGATATTTCTGATGAATTGAAAGTGCCAAAGGAATTTGTTTCTAAAATGCTGCAAACATTAACTGAAAGCGGAATTATCGGATCAAAAAAAGGAAAAAACGGCGGATTTTATTTAGCCCGAAGACCAAGTCAAATAAAACTTATAGAAATTGTTAACGCAATTGACGGAGATTCGGTTTTTAAAAGCTGCGTTTTGGGATTTCCAAATTGCAGCAGCGAGCATCCATGTCCCGTGCATGATAAATGGGGGAAAATAAGAGATGACGCTTACAAAATGTTAAGTGAAGAAACTTTAGAACAGTTGAAAGAAAAGACAATAAGAAAAATTCAAGCATTATAG
- a CDS encoding DMT family transporter, with translation MKSTSSHIVTILQALLVTFLWSTSFILIKWGLAEIPPITYAGLRYSLAFMCFLPFILFKKKYSDEIKNLNYSQLKKLILLGLIFYTFTQGTQFLGLSLLPSVTVSLMLNFTPIIVAVLGIFLLNENPTKLQWIGAVLFIVGILTYFLPINFLQNELLGIGVMFIGVLANSGSAILGRNINRNKDISPVVITFISMGIGAIILLTIGLILNGIPKINSTNFVYLIWLAVVNTAFAFTLWNLTLQHLSAMESSIINGTMLIQIGILAWIFLGEKITFQEGIGMLIAAVGALFVQLKKRN, from the coding sequence ATGAAATCTACTTCATCTCACATCGTTACAATTCTTCAAGCGTTACTTGTAACATTTCTTTGGTCAACTTCTTTCATTTTAATTAAATGGGGCTTAGCAGAAATTCCGCCAATTACTTATGCGGGTTTACGTTATTCTTTGGCTTTCATGTGTTTTCTACCATTCATTTTATTTAAGAAAAAATATTCTGATGAAATTAAAAATCTAAATTATTCACAATTGAAAAAATTAATTTTACTCGGATTGATTTTCTACACTTTTACACAAGGAACTCAGTTTTTAGGATTGTCTTTGCTTCCATCTGTAACAGTAAGTTTGATGTTAAACTTTACCCCAATTATTGTAGCAGTTTTAGGAATTTTTCTTCTTAATGAAAATCCCACAAAATTACAATGGATTGGTGCAGTATTATTTATTGTTGGAATTTTAACTTACTTTTTACCAATTAACTTTTTGCAAAACGAATTACTTGGAATTGGAGTAATGTTTATAGGAGTTTTAGCAAATTCCGGTTCGGCAATTCTTGGAAGAAATATTAATAGAAATAAAGATATTAGCCCGGTTGTTATTACTTTTATTAGTATGGGAATTGGCGCAATTATTTTGTTAACAATTGGATTGATTCTAAACGGAATACCGAAAATAAATTCAACAAATTTTGTTTATTTAATTTGGCTGGCTGTTGTAAATACTGCATTTGCTTTTACATTGTGGAATTTAACTTTACAACATTTATCAGCAATGGAATCAAGTATAATAAACGGAACAATGTTAATTCAAATTGGAATTTTAGCGTGGATTTTTCTTGGCGAGAAAATAACTTTTCAAGAAGGAATCGGAATGCTGATTGCGGCAGTTGGAGCTTTATTTGTGCAGTTGAAAAAACGAAATTAA
- a CDS encoding PIN domain-containing protein: MRKIFIDSDIILDLLAQREPHYIFAAKLFTLIDQKKLNGFTSPIVFTNLHYLLKKNSSNLIALKSLRKLKTLIDILPVDEKVIDQALNSEFNDFEDAIQYFTAVNNGINLLITRNKVDYKKSKISVATAEEFLKSW, translated from the coding sequence GTGAGAAAAATATTTATTGATTCCGATATTATTTTAGATTTACTTGCTCAGAGAGAACCGCATTATATTTTTGCTGCAAAATTATTTACTTTGATTGATCAAAAAAAATTGAATGGTTTTACGTCACCCATTGTTTTTACTAATCTTCATTATCTTCTAAAGAAAAATTCTTCAAATCTAATTGCCCTTAAAAGTTTAAGAAAGCTTAAAACACTAATAGATATTTTGCCAGTTGATGAAAAAGTTATTGATCAAGCGCTTAACTCTGAGTTTAACGATTTTGAAGATGCAATTCAGTATTTCACAGCTGTAAATAATGGAATCAATCTTTTGATAACAAGAAATAAAGTTGATTACAAGAAAAGTAAAATTTCTGTTGCTACAGCTGAGGAATTTTTAAAAAGCTGGTAA
- a CDS encoding DUF438 domain-containing protein produces MSELINNSRIRVDKLKELILTLHKDKSASEVQKELTELMGNIPYGEVVQAEEELISEGLEREEVLQFCDIHTAALKGNIDTSMAKGIPAGHPVDTFIKENSALQKEIDEIQHIYHKINSRNSEENCNDLLSQIHQHFNNLMDIEKHYVRKENLVFPYLEKNNITGPPMVMWGKHDEIRGFLKSSIELLRETPQVTKEEVKGFWELMFYQAINGIQEMFYKEEQILFPMCMDTLTEIDWFEIYKQSDEIGFCLYSPEIEWKPNVTVDENLDKSSDKKIKLSTGSFTVEELEAMLNSIPQDITFVDKDDKVRYFSEGKERIFSRAKAILGREVQYCHPPSSVHIVNQIVNDFKTGKQDEAIFWINMGGKLIHIAYYAVRNKENEYLGTAEVTQDITKINKIEGERRLLKYEK; encoded by the coding sequence ATGAGCGAATTAATAAATAACAGCAGAATAAGAGTTGATAAACTAAAGGAATTAATTTTAACTCTTCACAAAGATAAATCGGCAAGCGAAGTGCAAAAGGAATTAACCGAACTTATGGGAAATATTCCTTACGGTGAAGTTGTTCAAGCTGAAGAAGAATTAATTAGCGAAGGTTTGGAACGTGAAGAAGTTCTGCAATTTTGTGATATTCACACGGCAGCTTTAAAAGGAAATATTGATACATCAATGGCAAAGGGAATTCCGGCGGGACATCCGGTTGATACTTTCATAAAAGAAAATTCTGCATTGCAAAAAGAGATTGATGAAATTCAGCATATTTATCACAAAATAAATTCGAGGAATTCCGAAGAAAATTGCAATGATTTACTTTCGCAAATTCATCAGCATTTTAACAATTTAATGGATATTGAAAAACATTACGTGCGAAAGGAAAATTTAGTATTTCCATATTTGGAAAAAAATAATATTACCGGTCCGCCAATGGTAATGTGGGGAAAGCACGATGAAATAAGGGGATTCCTTAAATCAAGTATTGAACTTTTGCGTGAAACTCCGCAAGTTACAAAGGAAGAAGTTAAAGGATTTTGGGAATTAATGTTTTATCAGGCAATAAACGGAATTCAAGAAATGTTCTATAAAGAAGAGCAAATTTTATTTCCGATGTGTATGGATACTTTAACGGAAATTGATTGGTTTGAAATTTACAAACAGAGTGATGAAATTGGTTTTTGTCTTTACTCTCCGGAAATTGAGTGGAAACCAAATGTTACAGTTGATGAAAATCTTGATAAATCTTCTGACAAAAAAATTAAACTTTCTACCGGTTCTTTTACTGTGGAAGAACTTGAAGCAATGCTGAACAGCATTCCGCAAGATATTACTTTTGTTGATAAAGATGATAAAGTTAGATATTTCTCGGAAGGGAAAGAGAGAATTTTTAGCCGAGCAAAAGCAATTCTTGGAAGAGAAGTTCAATATTGTCATCCACCTAGCAGTGTGCACATTGTAAATCAAATTGTAAATGATTTTAAAACTGGAAAACAAGATGAAGCAATTTTCTGGATTAACATGGGCGGTAAATTAATTCACATTGCTTACTATGCAGTAAGAAATAAAGAAAATGAATATTTGGGAACTGCAGAAGTTACACAAGATATTACAAAGATCAATAAAATTGAGGGTGAGAGAAGGCTTTTGAAGTACGAAAAGTAA
- a CDS encoding DUF1858 domain-containing protein — MNKLQITPETKVSDLLNNYPELEDKLIEIAPPFKKLKNPILRKTIAKVTTLRQASKVGGVSLAELINKLRIEAGQKEIKVEESKNVNAPKPAWVLEENIKITYDATLDLENGVHPISKVTKEILTLNENEIYLLITPFLPGPLIDIVKEKGFEVFSENKSAQEVYTYIQKN, encoded by the coding sequence ATGAATAAATTACAAATTACACCGGAAACAAAAGTTTCGGATTTGCTAAATAATTATCCGGAACTTGAAGATAAATTAATTGAAATTGCTCCGCCTTTTAAAAAGTTAAAAAATCCAATATTGAGAAAAACAATTGCAAAAGTTACAACATTGCGACAAGCAAGTAAAGTTGGCGGAGTTTCGCTTGCTGAATTAATTAACAAATTAAGAATTGAAGCAGGACAAAAAGAAATAAAAGTTGAAGAAAGTAAAAATGTCAATGCGCCAAAGCCAGCTTGGGTTTTGGAAGAAAACATTAAAATTACTTATGATGCAACTTTGGATTTAGAAAACGGAGTTCATCCTATTTCGAAAGTGACGAAAGAAATTCTAACATTAAATGAGAATGAAATTTATTTACTTATTACTCCATTTTTGCCCGGACCATTAATAGATATTGTTAAAGAAAAAGGATTTGAAGTTTTCTCAGAAAATAAATCGGCGCAAGAAGTTTATACTTATATTCAAAAAAATTAA
- a CDS encoding PEGA domain-containing protein, whose translation MKKILLLALISIFTISFISCDDSTTDPIEEEKGNLVVNSTPSGAKIFLDGTDSGFLTPYTFADKAVGTYSVTLKLDTYADSTINAQVVNNQNVTLNFTLKPTYSKFESVKIWETTGTTAEQPSGLILSTGTAISSSNAAIDIYYYSSSDGTTYLVQSANANNSAKRATYFKVTSGTNLNDGVDSPSKDATWTNSMGDREDNYVFLYDADGNYSKLHISDYGGGSIGDPAWVELTWTYNKAKENKVF comes from the coding sequence ATGAAAAAGATTTTATTATTAGCACTAATTTCAATTTTTACAATTTCGTTCATTTCATGCGATGACAGCACAACAGATCCAATTGAAGAAGAAAAAGGTAATTTAGTTGTAAATTCAACACCATCCGGAGCCAAAATATTTTTAGATGGAACAGATTCCGGATTTTTAACTCCTTATACTTTTGCAGATAAAGCTGTTGGAACGTATTCTGTAACACTAAAGCTTGATACTTATGCAGATTCAACAATAAATGCACAAGTTGTAAATAACCAAAACGTAACTTTAAATTTTACGTTAAAACCAACTTATTCAAAGTTTGAATCTGTAAAAATTTGGGAAACCACAGGTACAACTGCAGAACAACCAAGCGGGTTAATTCTTTCTACAGGAACAGCGATTAGTTCTAGTAACGCAGCAATTGATATTTATTATTATTCAAGCAGTGATGGCACAACATACTTGGTGCAAAGTGCCAATGCAAATAATAGCGCAAAAAGAGCAACTTACTTTAAAGTTACATCTGGCACAAATTTGAATGATGGTGTTGATTCACCTTCTAAAGATGCTACTTGGACAAACAGTATGGGTGACCGAGAAGATAATTATGTTTTCTTGTATGATGCAGATGGAAATTATTCCAAATTGCATATTTCTGATTATGGCGGTGGCTCTATTGGTGATCCAGCATGGGTTGAATTAACTTGGACTTACAACAAAGCAAAAGAAAATAAAGTTTTCTAA
- the corA gene encoding magnesium/cobalt transporter CorA — protein MNKPKKLTRKIGLPPGEIIYIGNVDPQKTKIKLYKYDRENYSEKDLTKLENIDSIKDPTKINWLDIIGFEKIEHIRDLSKIINVNEMLLEDALHTDHIPKFEEGNDYLAFIIKSFDEKNNDASHNCIILKDGLLISLMENSNNILQTKIERIKNGTARARNKKADYLFYTLLDSCIDSYYRYFENIREELFDLENLIIHKRSENHIDKIYELNSKFKTIRRNLFPLKTAILDLIESENILLEKNNYHFFNDCKDHVNELIEYYNSFSENIQSLINLNENNIVNSTNKVIKILTIIATIFIPLTFIAGVYGMNFKNMPELEWKYGYYYSLAIMFLVGFGIYIFIKKKNWL, from the coding sequence ATGAATAAACCTAAGAAATTAACAAGAAAAATTGGACTTCCGCCCGGTGAAATAATTTACATCGGAAATGTTGATCCACAAAAGACAAAAATAAAATTATATAAATATGATAGAGAAAATTATTCTGAAAAAGATTTAACTAAACTTGAAAATATCGATTCAATAAAAGATCCAACAAAAATAAATTGGCTTGATATTATTGGATTTGAAAAAATTGAGCACATTAGAGATTTAAGTAAAATTATAAATGTAAATGAAATGCTTCTTGAAGACGCACTTCATACAGATCACATTCCAAAGTTTGAAGAAGGAAATGATTATTTGGCATTTATCATTAAAAGTTTTGATGAGAAAAATAACGATGCAAGTCATAATTGTATAATTCTAAAAGACGGTCTTTTAATTTCGTTGATGGAAAATTCGAATAATATTCTTCAAACAAAAATTGAAAGAATTAAAAATGGAACTGCTCGTGCACGAAACAAAAAAGCAGATTACCTTTTCTATACTTTACTTGATTCTTGCATAGATTCTTATTACAGATATTTTGAAAATATTAGAGAAGAACTTTTTGATTTGGAAAATTTGATTATTCACAAACGTTCTGAAAATCATATTGATAAAATTTATGAATTGAATTCAAAATTTAAAACTATACGAAGAAATCTTTTTCCATTAAAAACCGCAATTCTTGATTTAATTGAGAGTGAAAATATTTTACTGGAAAAAAATAATTATCATTTTTTTAATGATTGTAAAGATCATGTTAATGAACTTATTGAATACTACAATTCGTTTTCAGAAAATATTCAGAGTTTGATAAATCTTAATGAAAACAATATTGTAAACAGCACAAACAAAGTGATTAAAATTCTCACAATAATTGCAACAATATTTATTCCTCTTACATTTATTGCGGGAGTTTACGGAATGAATTTTAAGAATATGCCGGAACTTGAATGGAAGTATGGATATTATTATTCGTTGGCAATTATGTTTTTGGTTGGATTTGGAATTTATATTTTTATCAAAAAGAAAAATTGGCTGTAA
- a CDS encoding class I mannose-6-phosphate isomerase: MPDNENHSNGKLQNTNRRKTQQYLIPVEKIETQKGKYDIYPSFKIDDGKILNGISELVDEISKHKLITIDGYVGVFWEILTEQLLSEFTKRNISVGFFDVKSTMKDENEIDVMIKNDLGKSDSIFGKRTNLKLIDFFDKEKISKIVPSNNFDVNIIFGCGSKLANWEGILLYLDLPKNELQFRMRAQSITNLGANVPFDSQQMYKRFYFVDWIVLNEHKKNILPQIDFIVDAQRPNNFLSINGNDFRNALKEMSKNYFRVRPWFEPGVWGGSWIKDNIHGLAKDVPNYAWSFELIVPENGIIIESNKKLLEFSFDFLMFQESENILGKHAEIYEYEFPIRFDFLDTFDGGNLSVQCHPRVEYMKNIFGENITQDESYYILDMKNDAKVYLGFQEEINSTEFRNELEESYKNSSPINIEKYVHTHEVKKHDLLLIPNGTIHGSGKDNLVLEISNTPYIFTFKMYDWVRLDLNGKPRPINIDHAFNNLYFERKGVVVRDELIAKPKIISEGIDWKIVHLQTHKEHIYDVERMEFLTTINVETNYHCNVCMLVEGESIILETENGLRTRFNYAETFVIPAAANSYKLINESKKEAKVVKAFLK, from the coding sequence ATTCCAGATAATGAAAACCATTCTAACGGAAAATTACAAAATACAAACCGGAGAAAAACTCAACAGTATTTAATTCCCGTTGAAAAAATAGAAACACAAAAAGGAAAGTATGATATTTATCCTTCTTTTAAAATCGATGATGGAAAAATATTAAACGGAATTTCTGAATTGGTTGATGAAATTTCTAAACATAAATTAATTACAATAGATGGCTATGTTGGAGTTTTCTGGGAAATATTAACCGAACAACTTTTATCTGAATTTACAAAAAGAAATATTTCTGTTGGATTTTTTGATGTAAAAAGTACTATGAAAGATGAAAATGAAATTGATGTAATGATTAAAAATGATTTGGGAAAATCAGATTCAATTTTTGGAAAACGAACAAATTTAAAATTGATAGATTTTTTTGACAAAGAAAAAATCAGCAAAATTGTTCCATCAAATAATTTTGATGTAAATATAATTTTTGGCTGTGGATCAAAGTTGGCAAATTGGGAAGGAATTTTATTATATCTCGATCTTCCTAAAAATGAACTCCAATTTAGAATGCGTGCTCAAAGCATTACAAATTTGGGCGCAAATGTTCCCTTCGATTCTCAGCAAATGTATAAGAGATTTTATTTTGTTGATTGGATAGTTCTGAATGAACATAAAAAAAATATTCTTCCCCAAATTGATTTTATTGTTGATGCGCAAAGACCAAATAATTTTTTAAGCATTAATGGAAATGATTTCAGAAACGCACTAAAGGAAATGAGTAAAAATTATTTTAGAGTTAGACCTTGGTTTGAACCCGGAGTTTGGGGCGGAAGTTGGATAAAAGACAATATTCATGGGCTTGCAAAAGATGTTCCGAATTATGCTTGGTCGTTTGAGTTAATTGTTCCGGAAAATGGAATTATAATTGAAAGCAATAAAAAATTGTTAGAATTTTCTTTTGATTTTCTCATGTTTCAAGAAAGTGAGAATATTTTAGGAAAACATGCCGAAATTTATGAATATGAATTTCCAATTCGATTTGATTTCCTTGATACTTTTGATGGAGGAAATTTATCGGTTCAATGTCATCCTCGGGTAGAATATATGAAGAATATTTTTGGCGAAAACATTACGCAAGACGAATCATATTATATTCTTGATATGAAAAATGATGCGAAAGTTTATTTGGGTTTTCAAGAGGAAATAAATTCAACCGAATTTAGAAATGAGCTTGAGGAAAGTTATAAAAATTCTTCTCCAATTAATATTGAAAAATATGTTCACACTCATGAAGTTAAAAAACATGATTTGCTTTTAATTCCAAACGGAACAATTCATGGATCGGGAAAAGACAATCTGGTATTGGAGATTTCCAACACGCCTTATATTTTCACTTTTAAAATGTATGATTGGGTTCGCTTGGATTTAAACGGAAAGCCACGACCAATAAATATTGATCATGCCTTCAACAATTTATATTTTGAAAGAAAAGGTGTAGTTGTAAGAGATGAATTAATTGCAAAACCAAAAATAATTTCGGAAGGAATTGATTGGAAAATTGTTCATCTTCAAACTCACAAAGAACATATTTACGATGTTGAAAGAATGGAATTTTTAACAACTATAAATGTTGAAACAAATTATCACTGCAATGTTTGTATGCTTGTTGAAGGTGAATCAATAATTTTAGAAACAGAAAACGGTTTGAGAACAAGATTTAATTATGCGGAAACTTTTGTAATTCCGGCAGCTGCAAATTCTTATAAACTAATTAACGAGAGTAAAAAAGAAGCTAAAGTTGTGAAAGCATTTTTGAAATAA
- a CDS encoding sugar porter family MFS transporter, with protein MSKEIYHVNDNKFYLSILAFIAALGGFLFGFDTAVISGTIGFVKNQFMLDSLSEGWFVSIALLGCIFGVIIAGYLSDKFGRKLVLILSAILFSISAIGCAISENYTELIIYRLVGGIGIGVASIISPMYISEISIPTMRGKLITLYQLAITIGILTAYVSNYFILENSSTSFLEEGTFLNWILNKEIWRGMFGVEALPALIFLALLFIVPESPRYLLMKNDVKKAHNILSKIIGEKNVETEISEIVKSFKITSVSFNDLFHKKMIKPLLIGISLAMFSQFSGINAIMYYGIKILGEAGLGANDAFWSQVTIGIVNVIFTIVAIYTIDKFGRKPLLIWGVSGAVISLIVVGILFAMNISSSLLLLIFILLFIACFAFSFGPVVWVILAEIYPTKIRGRAMAIATLSLWVANWIVGQFTPFLLETVKAHGTFWIFALTSFPAIWVTWKYVPETKNKPLEEIEKVWN; from the coding sequence ATGAGCAAAGAAATTTATCACGTAAATGATAATAAATTCTATTTGTCAATTTTAGCATTCATTGCAGCATTGGGCGGATTTTTATTTGGATTTGATACAGCAGTAATTTCGGGAACAATTGGTTTTGTTAAAAATCAATTTATGCTTGATTCGCTTTCGGAAGGCTGGTTTGTAAGTATAGCTCTACTTGGATGTATTTTTGGTGTTATAATTGCCGGATATTTAAGCGATAAATTCGGTAGAAAATTAGTTTTAATTCTATCTGCAATTTTATTTTCGATTTCTGCAATCGGCTGTGCTATTAGCGAAAATTATACTGAATTAATTATTTATAGATTAGTCGGCGGAATTGGAATCGGCGTTGCTTCAATAATTTCGCCAATGTATATTTCAGAAATATCAATTCCAACTATGCGCGGAAAACTTATTACTCTATATCAACTTGCAATTACAATTGGAATTCTTACCGCATATGTTTCCAATTATTTTATTTTAGAAAATTCATCAACTTCATTTTTAGAGGAAGGAACTTTTTTAAACTGGATTTTAAATAAAGAAATTTGGCGCGGAATGTTTGGAGTTGAAGCTCTTCCTGCATTAATATTTTTAGCACTTTTATTCATTGTTCCGGAATCACCCCGATATTTATTGATGAAAAACGATGTAAAAAAAGCTCACAATATTCTTTCTAAAATAATTGGCGAAAAAAATGTTGAAACGGAAATTTCAGAAATTGTGAAAAGTTTTAAAATTACTTCTGTTTCATTTAATGATTTATTTCACAAAAAAATGATAAAACCGCTTTTAATTGGAATTTCATTGGCAATGTTTTCACAATTCAGCGGAATAAACGCCATAATGTATTATGGAATTAAAATTCTTGGAGAAGCTGGCTTAGGCGCAAACGATGCTTTTTGGTCACAAGTTACAATTGGAATTGTAAATGTAATTTTCACAATTGTGGCAATTTATACAATAGATAAATTTGGCAGAAAACCCTTATTAATTTGGGGAGTTTCCGGAGCAGTTATTTCTTTAATTGTTGTAGGAATTTTATTTGCTATGAATATTTCTTCAAGTTTATTACTTCTGATTTTTATTTTACTTTTTATAGCATGTTTTGCATTTTCGTTTGGTCCGGTTGTTTGGGTAATTTTAGCTGAAATTTATCCTACGAAAATTAGAGGAAGAGCAATGGCAATAGCTACATTATCTTTGTGGGTTGCTAATTGGATTGTTGGTCAGTTCACACCATTTTTATTAGAAACAGTAAAAGCTCACGGAACATTTTGGATTTTTGCATTAACAAGCTTTCCGGCAATTTGGGTTACATGGAAATATGTACCTGAAACCAAAAATAAACCGCTTGAAGAAATTGAAAAAGTTTGGAATTGA
- a CDS encoding class I SAM-dependent methyltransferase, producing the protein MTKIKNIVVLNIMNNSEFYNTLSSNYDLMINFENSLKNKIENLKNFIEPNYKSALDLGCGTGVDSITLSQLGLKVTAIDHSKEMIKIAKDNSENYNCEIDFIKSDLTKINFDKKFDLIISLGNTLANLSYNDLKNLFFNLKLLLNEKGKILIQIINFSVNPKNEDYILNKFENDEILIIRKYHFLNNEINFVIDIFDKIKNQKKETVTKLFPHNAEKFSYLANQNNLQIVLFGNLKMEKFNPEISKDLVIVLSNKSTI; encoded by the coding sequence ATGACAAAAATTAAAAATATAGTAGTTTTAAATATTATGAACAATTCAGAATTCTATAACACACTTTCATCAAATTATGATTTGATGATAAACTTTGAAAATTCTCTAAAAAATAAAATTGAGAATCTTAAAAATTTTATCGAACCGAATTATAAATCAGCTTTAGATTTAGGTTGTGGAACCGGAGTTGATTCTATTACACTTTCTCAACTTGGATTAAAAGTTACGGCAATTGATCATTCCAAAGAAATGATTAAAATTGCTAAGGATAATTCTGAAAATTATAATTGTGAAATTGATTTTATTAAATCAGATTTAACGAAAATTAATTTTGATAAAAAATTTGATTTAATAATTTCTCTCGGAAATACTTTGGCAAATTTATCTTATAATGATTTAAAGAATTTGTTTTTCAATTTAAAATTATTGCTAAATGAAAAAGGAAAAATATTAATACAAATTATTAACTTTTCTGTAAATCCTAAAAATGAAGATTATATTTTAAATAAATTTGAAAATGACGAAATTTTAATAATTCGTAAATATCATTTTCTTAACAACGAAATTAATTTTGTCATAGATATTTTCGATAAAATAAAAAATCAGAAAAAAGAAACTGTAACCAAGCTTTTTCCACATAATGCTGAAAAATTTTCATATTTGGCAAACCAAAATAATTTACAAATTGTATTGTTTGGAAATCTGAAAATGGAAAAATTCAATCCGGAAATTTCAAAAGACTTGGTAATTGTGTTATCAAACAAATCAACTATCTGA